A window from Mytilus galloprovincialis chromosome 8, xbMytGall1.hap1.1, whole genome shotgun sequence encodes these proteins:
- the LOC143085409 gene encoding heat shock 70 kDa protein 12A-like has translation MLLYEKKNDLNKDIDIKDITGKTMKAIKVFSAAIRYLKEHLLDALHKSFVRDSNISNTDIHWVLTVPAIWEMKAKQFMRDAAEMAGILADQLSLALEPEAASLYCRKVPMSIKESELKTLTLLGSGKSYVVLDQGGGTLDVTGHQIEEDNFLKEIFPPNGGSWGGNNVNYEFEEYLEELFTIDVVHKVKREDPVAYFETVKQFERKKKSFKPKSDADVIFNVSQAFTDVYKKIHKSDLPSEIRIKHGKIRISALRFEEFFNQSIQSITSHLSEIFKSPKLQNVDIILAVGGFSESEIIIDSIREHFPNMQIVVPKDPGLAVLKGAVLFGLEPLAVKSRISRYTYGIKIEKEISTEDDERYRTLRKNRQSIKFATDVFEKLVEIGEEIKVGEWQPATEYDPISKDDQEVKIEFYATEEKDPVHVTDPGCMKLGTLNVDLKERTSSNGALKLEINAGGTEIKAVITDENTGKKFKAKFCLP, from the exons ATGCTTCTGTATGAGAAAAAG AATGACTTAAATAAAGATATTGATATAAAAGACATAACTGGGAAGACAATGAAGGCGATAAAAGTGTTTTCTGCTGCAATTAGATATTTGAAAGAGCATCTTTTGGATGCCCTACATAAAAGTTTCGTTAGAGACAGCAATATTTCAAATACTGATATCCATTGGGTTTTGACTGTGCCTGCAATCTGGGAAATGAAAGCTAAGCAGTTTATGAGAGACGCAGCAGAAATG GCTGGTATTTTGGCAGACCAGCTAAGTCTAGCTTTGGAACCGGAAGCAGCGTCACTGTATTGCCGCAAAGTACCTATGAGTATAAAAGAAAGTGAACTTAAAACGCTAACTTTGCTTGGGTCTGGTAAATCTTATGTGGTTTTAGATCAAGGAG GTGGAACTTTGGATGTAACTGGACATCAGATAGAGGAGGATAACTTCTTGAAAGAAATATTTCCTCCCAATGGTGGTAGCTGGGGTGGAAATAATGTCAACTACGAATTTGAAGAGTATCTTGAAGAACTGTTCACCATCGATGTCGTTCATAAGGTTAAACGAGAAGATCCAGTGGCTTATTTTGAAACAGTAAAacaatttgaaagaaagaaaaaaagtttcaaaCCTAAGTCAGATGCAGATGTTATTTTCAATGTTAGTCAGGCATTTACAGATGTGTATAAGAAAATACACAAATCTGATCTTCCATCGGAAATACGAATTAAGCATGGCAAAATAAGAATTTCGGCTTTGCGATTTGAAGAGtttttcaatcaatcaattcaGTCGATCACAAGTCACTTGTCCGAAATATTCAAAAGTCCCAAACTACAAAATGTAGATATTATTTTAGCAGTTGGTGGATTTTCGGAATCAGAAATTATAATCGACAGTATAAGAGAACATTTTCCGAATATGCAAATAGTGGTTCCAAAAGATCCTGGTTTAGCTGTTCTAAAAGGCGCCGTTCTCTTCGGTTTAGAACCATTGGCTGTAAAGTCAAGAATATCAAGATATACTTACGGAATAAAGATTGAGAAAGAAATTTCAACTGAAGACGATGAACGCTATAGAACTTTACGGAAAAATAGACAAAGTATAAAATTTGCTACTGATGTTTTTGAAAAACTAGTCGAGATTGGTGAAGAAATCAAAGTTGGTGAATGGCAACCAGCAACAGAATATGATCCAATAAGCAAAGATGACCAGGAAGTGAAAATTGAATTTTATGCAACAGAAGAGAAAGACCCTGTACACGTAACAGACCCAGGATGCATGAAACTTGGAACTTTGAATGTAGATCTTAAAGAACGCACTAGTTCAAATggtgcattaaaattagaaataaatgcTGGCGGAACAGAAATAAAAGCGGTTATCACTGATGAAAATACTGGAAAAAAATTTAAAGCTAAGTTTTGTTTGCCGTAA